Proteins from a genomic interval of Syngnathus acus chromosome 4, fSynAcu1.2, whole genome shotgun sequence:
- the osbpl9 gene encoding oxysterol-binding protein-related protein 9 isoform X1 has translation MASIMEGPLSKWTNVMKGWQYRWFVLDYNAGLLSYYTSKDKMMRGSRRGCVRLRCYAHVFVREKDTAEGDEPFEGVEIGEKGAVIGIDDEDDSTFTITVDQKTFHFQARDADEREKWIHALEGTILRHTQLREAQTEFVPSVQDFDRKLAEADAYLQILIDQLKLFDEKIKDCKEDESRRKIESLKETTCSMVESIKHCIVLLQIAKDQSNEQQHANGLISTINPVDGIYQPPLDTPVANTTMPTQTTLPTDASQVCKSDQRPSTLPVGPVVTVMGSLQTPTPNSTGSGPSGPNSGVTSPSLIPLPSHSVPDFSYSSSEDEFYDADEFYQSTTSPKHCLKRPDALSPSGPPAASSLHNEETALKRPDTTESLNSTMSNGTTEPDPFDSHDDRDDDGEGESVEEHKSVIMHLLSQVRLGMDLTKVVLPTFILERRSLLEMYADFFAHPDLFVSIAEQADPRERMVHVVKWYLSAFHAGRKGSVAKKPYNPILGEVFFCHWDLPCKTEEPSAPVTSSPAPVQDTLSDGPVPWSSPNNVSFVAEQVSHHPPISAFYAECLSKKIQFNAHIWTKSKFLGMSIGVYNIGQGCVSCLEHDEHYILNFPNGYGRSILTVPWVELGGECNISCSKSGYSANIVFHTKPFYGGKKHRITAEIFAPNDKKSFCSIEGEWNGVMFAKWPTGENTPFIDTKRMGIMKKKVRKLEDQLLYESRRLWRDVTLNLKLKDIDAATEAKHRLEEKQRLEARERKENEQQWETRLFHEDGECWVYDEPLLKRLASPRP, from the exons ATGGCGTCTATCATGGAGGGGCCACTGAGCAAGTGGACTAACGTCATGAAAGGTTGGCAGTACCGCTGGTTTGTGTTGGACTACAACGCTGGCCTACTGTCTTACTACACG tcaAAGGACAAGATGATGCGAGGATCCAGAAGAGGCTGTGTGCGACTTCGG TGCTATGCTCATGTGTTTGTGAGGGAGAAAGATACGGCAGAAGGAGATGAGCCATTTGAAGGTGTTGAGATTGGAGAAAAG GGCGCTGTGATCGGCATTGATGACGAGGACGACAGCACTTTCACCATCACAGTGGACCAGAAGACTTTCCATTTCCAAG CCCGAGATGCGGACGAGCGAGAGAAGTGGATCCACGCCTTAGAGGGAACGATCTTGCGGCACACCCAACTCCGG GAGGCACAGACAGAATTTGTACCAAGCGTCCAAGACTTTGACAGAAAACTTGCTGAAGCTGATGCCTATCTACAGATTCTGATCGACCAGTTAAAG CTTTTTGATGAGAAGATCAAGGACTGCAAAGAGGATGAATCTCGCAGG aaaatTGAAAGTTTGAAGGAGACTACTTGT agtATGGTAGAGTCCATCAAGCACTGTATTGTTCTGCTGCAAATTGCCAAG GACCAAAGTAACGAACAGCAACACGCAAACGGACTAATA AGCACCATCAACCCCGTGGATGGGATCTACCAGCCGCCTCTGGACACTCCTGTAGCCAACACCACGATGCCAACACAGACCACTCTCCCCACAG ATGCTTCTCAGGTGTGTAAATCAGACCAGCGACCTTCAACGTTACCTGTTGGTCCTGTAGTCACTGTGATGGGCAGTTTGCAGACCCCTACACCCAACAGCACAG GGAGCGGCCCCTCAGGCCCCAACAGCGGCGTCACCTCGCCATCTCTcatccccctcccctcacacTCGGTGCCGGACTTCTCGTATTCCTCCAGCGAGGATGAGTTTTACGACGCGGACGAGTTCTACCAGAGCACCACTTCCCCCAAACACTGTTTGAA GCGTCCCGATGCCCTCAGTCCCTCAGGACCCCCGGCTGCCTCGTCCCTTCATAATGAAGAAACAGCATTGAAGAGACCAGACACAACAGAATCCCTCAACTCGACTATGTCAAACGGGACCACAGAACCAG ATCCGTTCGACAGCCACGACGACCGTGACGATGATGGGGAGGGCGAGTCGGTAGAGGAGCACAAAAGCGTCATCATGCACCTGCTCTCGCAAGTCCGTCTAGGGATGGATCTCACCAAG GTGGTCCTGCCTACCTTCATCCTAGAAAGGAGATCTTTGTTAGAAATGTATGCTGACTTCTTTGCACATCCAGACTTATTTGTCAG TATCGCCGAGCAGGCGGATCCCCGTGAGCGCATGGTTCACGTGGTCAAATGGTACCTGTCCGCTTTCCACGCGGGCAGGAAAGGctcagtggccaagaagccttACAACCCCATCCTGGGAGAGGTCTTCTTCTGTCACTGGGATCTGCCTTGCAAAACTGAGGAGCCCTCCGCCCCTGTG ACATCTTCTCCTGCTCCTGTGCAGGACACACTATCAGATGGTCCAGTTCCATGGTCTTCGCCCAACAATGTGTCTTTTGTGGCAGAGCAGGTCTCTCATCACCCACCCA TTTCTGCATTCTACGCAGAATGTTTAAGTAAGAAGATCCAGTTCAATGCTCACATCTGGACCAAGTCTAAGTTTCTTGGCATGTCCATCGGGGTTTATAATATTGGACAAG GCTGCGTTTCCTGTTTAGAACACGATGAACATTACATCCTCAACTTTCCCAACGGATACGGCAG GTCCATTTTGACCGTGCCCTGGGTTGAGCTGGGCGGCGAGTGCAACATCTCGTGCTCCAAATCAGGCTACAGCGCCAACATCGTGTTCCACACCAAACCCTTCTACGGCGGCAAGAAGCATAGAATCACGGCAGAGAtatt TGCACCGAATGATAAGAAGTCTTTCTGCTCCATTGAAGGCGAATGGAACGGAGTGATGTTTGCCAAGTGGCCCACAGGA GAGAACACACCATTCATTGACACTAAGAGAATGGGCATCATGAAGAAGAAAGTCAGGAAGCTCGAAGACCAGCTACTATATGAGTCTCGAAG ACTTTGGAGAGACGTGACCCTCAACCTGAAGCTCAAAGACATCGACGCCGCCACGGAAGCCAAACATCGGCTGGAGGAGAAGCAGAGACTGGAAGCCAGGGAGAGGAAAGAGAACGAGCAACAGTGGGAGACCAGG ctATTCCACGAGGACGGCGAGTGCTGGGTGTACGACGAGCCGCTATTAAAGAGACTAGCTTCTCCTCGACCCTGA
- the osbpl9 gene encoding oxysterol-binding protein-related protein 9 isoform X6 — MASIMEGPLSKWTNVMKGWQYRWFVLDYNAGLLSYYTSKDKMMRGSRRGCVRLRGAVIGIDDEDDSTFTITVDQKTFHFQARDADEREKWIHALEGTILRHTQLREAQTEFVPSVQDFDRKLAEADAYLQILIDQLKLFDEKIKDCKEDESRRKIESLKETTCSMVESIKHCIVLLQIAKDQSNEQQHANGLISTINPVDGIYQPPLDTPVANTTMPTQTTLPTDASQVCKSDQRPSTLPVGPVVTVMGSLQTPTPNSTGSGPSGPNSGVTSPSLIPLPSHSVPDFSYSSSEDEFYDADEFYQSTTSPKHCLNPSGPPAASSLHNEETALKRPDTTESLNSTMSNGTTEPDPFDSHDDRDDDGEGESVEEHKSVIMHLLSQVRLGMDLTKVVLPTFILERRSLLEMYADFFAHPDLFVSIAEQADPRERMVHVVKWYLSAFHAGRKGSVAKKPYNPILGEVFFCHWDLPCKTEEPSAPVTSSPAPVQDTLSDGPVPWSSPNNVSFVAEQVSHHPPISAFYAECLSKKIQFNAHIWTKSKFLGMSIGVYNIGQGCVSCLEHDEHYILNFPNGYGRSILTVPWVELGGECNISCSKSGYSANIVFHTKPFYGGKKHRITAEIFAPNDKKSFCSIEGEWNGVMFAKWPTGENTPFIDTKRMGIMKKKVRKLEDQLLYESRRLWRDVTLNLKLKDIDAATEAKHRLEEKQRLEARERKENEQQWETRLFHEDGECWVYDEPLLKRLASPRP, encoded by the exons ATGGCGTCTATCATGGAGGGGCCACTGAGCAAGTGGACTAACGTCATGAAAGGTTGGCAGTACCGCTGGTTTGTGTTGGACTACAACGCTGGCCTACTGTCTTACTACACG tcaAAGGACAAGATGATGCGAGGATCCAGAAGAGGCTGTGTGCGACTTCGG GGCGCTGTGATCGGCATTGATGACGAGGACGACAGCACTTTCACCATCACAGTGGACCAGAAGACTTTCCATTTCCAAG CCCGAGATGCGGACGAGCGAGAGAAGTGGATCCACGCCTTAGAGGGAACGATCTTGCGGCACACCCAACTCCGG GAGGCACAGACAGAATTTGTACCAAGCGTCCAAGACTTTGACAGAAAACTTGCTGAAGCTGATGCCTATCTACAGATTCTGATCGACCAGTTAAAG CTTTTTGATGAGAAGATCAAGGACTGCAAAGAGGATGAATCTCGCAGG aaaatTGAAAGTTTGAAGGAGACTACTTGT agtATGGTAGAGTCCATCAAGCACTGTATTGTTCTGCTGCAAATTGCCAAG GACCAAAGTAACGAACAGCAACACGCAAACGGACTAATA AGCACCATCAACCCCGTGGATGGGATCTACCAGCCGCCTCTGGACACTCCTGTAGCCAACACCACGATGCCAACACAGACCACTCTCCCCACAG ATGCTTCTCAGGTGTGTAAATCAGACCAGCGACCTTCAACGTTACCTGTTGGTCCTGTAGTCACTGTGATGGGCAGTTTGCAGACCCCTACACCCAACAGCACAG GGAGCGGCCCCTCAGGCCCCAACAGCGGCGTCACCTCGCCATCTCTcatccccctcccctcacacTCGGTGCCGGACTTCTCGTATTCCTCCAGCGAGGATGAGTTTTACGACGCGGACGAGTTCTACCAGAGCACCACTTCCCCCAAACACTGTTTGAA TCCCTCAGGACCCCCGGCTGCCTCGTCCCTTCATAATGAAGAAACAGCATTGAAGAGACCAGACACAACAGAATCCCTCAACTCGACTATGTCAAACGGGACCACAGAACCAG ATCCGTTCGACAGCCACGACGACCGTGACGATGATGGGGAGGGCGAGTCGGTAGAGGAGCACAAAAGCGTCATCATGCACCTGCTCTCGCAAGTCCGTCTAGGGATGGATCTCACCAAG GTGGTCCTGCCTACCTTCATCCTAGAAAGGAGATCTTTGTTAGAAATGTATGCTGACTTCTTTGCACATCCAGACTTATTTGTCAG TATCGCCGAGCAGGCGGATCCCCGTGAGCGCATGGTTCACGTGGTCAAATGGTACCTGTCCGCTTTCCACGCGGGCAGGAAAGGctcagtggccaagaagccttACAACCCCATCCTGGGAGAGGTCTTCTTCTGTCACTGGGATCTGCCTTGCAAAACTGAGGAGCCCTCCGCCCCTGTG ACATCTTCTCCTGCTCCTGTGCAGGACACACTATCAGATGGTCCAGTTCCATGGTCTTCGCCCAACAATGTGTCTTTTGTGGCAGAGCAGGTCTCTCATCACCCACCCA TTTCTGCATTCTACGCAGAATGTTTAAGTAAGAAGATCCAGTTCAATGCTCACATCTGGACCAAGTCTAAGTTTCTTGGCATGTCCATCGGGGTTTATAATATTGGACAAG GCTGCGTTTCCTGTTTAGAACACGATGAACATTACATCCTCAACTTTCCCAACGGATACGGCAG GTCCATTTTGACCGTGCCCTGGGTTGAGCTGGGCGGCGAGTGCAACATCTCGTGCTCCAAATCAGGCTACAGCGCCAACATCGTGTTCCACACCAAACCCTTCTACGGCGGCAAGAAGCATAGAATCACGGCAGAGAtatt TGCACCGAATGATAAGAAGTCTTTCTGCTCCATTGAAGGCGAATGGAACGGAGTGATGTTTGCCAAGTGGCCCACAGGA GAGAACACACCATTCATTGACACTAAGAGAATGGGCATCATGAAGAAGAAAGTCAGGAAGCTCGAAGACCAGCTACTATATGAGTCTCGAAG ACTTTGGAGAGACGTGACCCTCAACCTGAAGCTCAAAGACATCGACGCCGCCACGGAAGCCAAACATCGGCTGGAGGAGAAGCAGAGACTGGAAGCCAGGGAGAGGAAAGAGAACGAGCAACAGTGGGAGACCAGG ctATTCCACGAGGACGGCGAGTGCTGGGTGTACGACGAGCCGCTATTAAAGAGACTAGCTTCTCCTCGACCCTGA
- the osbpl9 gene encoding oxysterol-binding protein-related protein 9 isoform X7, with translation MASIMEGPLSKWTNVMKGWQYRWFVLDYNAGLLSYYTSKDKMMRGSRRGCVRLRGAVIGIDDEDDSTFTITVDQKTFHFQARDADEREKWIHALEGTILRHTQLREAQTEFVPSVQDFDRKLAEADAYLQILIDQLKLFDEKIKDCKEDESRRKIESLKETTCSMVESIKHCIVLLQIAKSTINPVDGIYQPPLDTPVANTTMPTQTTLPTDASQVCKSDQRPSTLPVGPVVTVMGSLQTPTPNSTGSGPSGPNSGVTSPSLIPLPSHSVPDFSYSSSEDEFYDADEFYQSTTSPKHCLNPSGPPAASSLHNEETALKRPDTTESLNSTMSNGTTEPDPFDSHDDRDDDGEGESVEEHKSVIMHLLSQVRLGMDLTKVVLPTFILERRSLLEMYADFFAHPDLFVSIAEQADPRERMVHVVKWYLSAFHAGRKGSVAKKPYNPILGEVFFCHWDLPCKTEEPSAPVTSSPAPVQDTLSDGPVPWSSPNNVSFVAEQVSHHPPISAFYAECLSKKIQFNAHIWTKSKFLGMSIGVYNIGQGCVSCLEHDEHYILNFPNGYGRSILTVPWVELGGECNISCSKSGYSANIVFHTKPFYGGKKHRITAEIFAPNDKKSFCSIEGEWNGVMFAKWPTGENTPFIDTKRMGIMKKKVRKLEDQLLYESRRLWRDVTLNLKLKDIDAATEAKHRLEEKQRLEARERKENEQQWETRLFHEDGECWVYDEPLLKRLASPRP, from the exons ATGGCGTCTATCATGGAGGGGCCACTGAGCAAGTGGACTAACGTCATGAAAGGTTGGCAGTACCGCTGGTTTGTGTTGGACTACAACGCTGGCCTACTGTCTTACTACACG tcaAAGGACAAGATGATGCGAGGATCCAGAAGAGGCTGTGTGCGACTTCGG GGCGCTGTGATCGGCATTGATGACGAGGACGACAGCACTTTCACCATCACAGTGGACCAGAAGACTTTCCATTTCCAAG CCCGAGATGCGGACGAGCGAGAGAAGTGGATCCACGCCTTAGAGGGAACGATCTTGCGGCACACCCAACTCCGG GAGGCACAGACAGAATTTGTACCAAGCGTCCAAGACTTTGACAGAAAACTTGCTGAAGCTGATGCCTATCTACAGATTCTGATCGACCAGTTAAAG CTTTTTGATGAGAAGATCAAGGACTGCAAAGAGGATGAATCTCGCAGG aaaatTGAAAGTTTGAAGGAGACTACTTGT agtATGGTAGAGTCCATCAAGCACTGTATTGTTCTGCTGCAAATTGCCAAG AGCACCATCAACCCCGTGGATGGGATCTACCAGCCGCCTCTGGACACTCCTGTAGCCAACACCACGATGCCAACACAGACCACTCTCCCCACAG ATGCTTCTCAGGTGTGTAAATCAGACCAGCGACCTTCAACGTTACCTGTTGGTCCTGTAGTCACTGTGATGGGCAGTTTGCAGACCCCTACACCCAACAGCACAG GGAGCGGCCCCTCAGGCCCCAACAGCGGCGTCACCTCGCCATCTCTcatccccctcccctcacacTCGGTGCCGGACTTCTCGTATTCCTCCAGCGAGGATGAGTTTTACGACGCGGACGAGTTCTACCAGAGCACCACTTCCCCCAAACACTGTTTGAA TCCCTCAGGACCCCCGGCTGCCTCGTCCCTTCATAATGAAGAAACAGCATTGAAGAGACCAGACACAACAGAATCCCTCAACTCGACTATGTCAAACGGGACCACAGAACCAG ATCCGTTCGACAGCCACGACGACCGTGACGATGATGGGGAGGGCGAGTCGGTAGAGGAGCACAAAAGCGTCATCATGCACCTGCTCTCGCAAGTCCGTCTAGGGATGGATCTCACCAAG GTGGTCCTGCCTACCTTCATCCTAGAAAGGAGATCTTTGTTAGAAATGTATGCTGACTTCTTTGCACATCCAGACTTATTTGTCAG TATCGCCGAGCAGGCGGATCCCCGTGAGCGCATGGTTCACGTGGTCAAATGGTACCTGTCCGCTTTCCACGCGGGCAGGAAAGGctcagtggccaagaagccttACAACCCCATCCTGGGAGAGGTCTTCTTCTGTCACTGGGATCTGCCTTGCAAAACTGAGGAGCCCTCCGCCCCTGTG ACATCTTCTCCTGCTCCTGTGCAGGACACACTATCAGATGGTCCAGTTCCATGGTCTTCGCCCAACAATGTGTCTTTTGTGGCAGAGCAGGTCTCTCATCACCCACCCA TTTCTGCATTCTACGCAGAATGTTTAAGTAAGAAGATCCAGTTCAATGCTCACATCTGGACCAAGTCTAAGTTTCTTGGCATGTCCATCGGGGTTTATAATATTGGACAAG GCTGCGTTTCCTGTTTAGAACACGATGAACATTACATCCTCAACTTTCCCAACGGATACGGCAG GTCCATTTTGACCGTGCCCTGGGTTGAGCTGGGCGGCGAGTGCAACATCTCGTGCTCCAAATCAGGCTACAGCGCCAACATCGTGTTCCACACCAAACCCTTCTACGGCGGCAAGAAGCATAGAATCACGGCAGAGAtatt TGCACCGAATGATAAGAAGTCTTTCTGCTCCATTGAAGGCGAATGGAACGGAGTGATGTTTGCCAAGTGGCCCACAGGA GAGAACACACCATTCATTGACACTAAGAGAATGGGCATCATGAAGAAGAAAGTCAGGAAGCTCGAAGACCAGCTACTATATGAGTCTCGAAG ACTTTGGAGAGACGTGACCCTCAACCTGAAGCTCAAAGACATCGACGCCGCCACGGAAGCCAAACATCGGCTGGAGGAGAAGCAGAGACTGGAAGCCAGGGAGAGGAAAGAGAACGAGCAACAGTGGGAGACCAGG ctATTCCACGAGGACGGCGAGTGCTGGGTGTACGACGAGCCGCTATTAAAGAGACTAGCTTCTCCTCGACCCTGA
- the osbpl9 gene encoding oxysterol-binding protein-related protein 9 isoform X2 encodes MASIMEGPLSKWTNVMKGWQYRWFVLDYNAGLLSYYTSKDKMMRGSRRGCVRLRCYAHVFVREKDTAEGDEPFEGVEIGEKGAVIGIDDEDDSTFTITVDQKTFHFQARDADEREKWIHALEGTILRHTQLREAQTEFVPSVQDFDRKLAEADAYLQILIDQLKLFDEKIKDCKEDESRRKIESLKETTCSMVESIKHCIVLLQIAKDQSNEQQHANGLISTINPVDGIYQPPLDTPVANTTMPTQTTLPTDASQVCKSDQRPSTLPVGPVVTVMGSLQTPTPNSTGSGPSGPNSGVTSPSLIPLPSHSVPDFSYSSSEDEFYDADEFYQSTTSPKHCLNPSGPPAASSLHNEETALKRPDTTESLNSTMSNGTTEPDPFDSHDDRDDDGEGESVEEHKSVIMHLLSQVRLGMDLTKVVLPTFILERRSLLEMYADFFAHPDLFVSIAEQADPRERMVHVVKWYLSAFHAGRKGSVAKKPYNPILGEVFFCHWDLPCKTEEPSAPVTSSPAPVQDTLSDGPVPWSSPNNVSFVAEQVSHHPPISAFYAECLSKKIQFNAHIWTKSKFLGMSIGVYNIGQGCVSCLEHDEHYILNFPNGYGRSILTVPWVELGGECNISCSKSGYSANIVFHTKPFYGGKKHRITAEIFAPNDKKSFCSIEGEWNGVMFAKWPTGENTPFIDTKRMGIMKKKVRKLEDQLLYESRRLWRDVTLNLKLKDIDAATEAKHRLEEKQRLEARERKENEQQWETRLFHEDGECWVYDEPLLKRLASPRP; translated from the exons ATGGCGTCTATCATGGAGGGGCCACTGAGCAAGTGGACTAACGTCATGAAAGGTTGGCAGTACCGCTGGTTTGTGTTGGACTACAACGCTGGCCTACTGTCTTACTACACG tcaAAGGACAAGATGATGCGAGGATCCAGAAGAGGCTGTGTGCGACTTCGG TGCTATGCTCATGTGTTTGTGAGGGAGAAAGATACGGCAGAAGGAGATGAGCCATTTGAAGGTGTTGAGATTGGAGAAAAG GGCGCTGTGATCGGCATTGATGACGAGGACGACAGCACTTTCACCATCACAGTGGACCAGAAGACTTTCCATTTCCAAG CCCGAGATGCGGACGAGCGAGAGAAGTGGATCCACGCCTTAGAGGGAACGATCTTGCGGCACACCCAACTCCGG GAGGCACAGACAGAATTTGTACCAAGCGTCCAAGACTTTGACAGAAAACTTGCTGAAGCTGATGCCTATCTACAGATTCTGATCGACCAGTTAAAG CTTTTTGATGAGAAGATCAAGGACTGCAAAGAGGATGAATCTCGCAGG aaaatTGAAAGTTTGAAGGAGACTACTTGT agtATGGTAGAGTCCATCAAGCACTGTATTGTTCTGCTGCAAATTGCCAAG GACCAAAGTAACGAACAGCAACACGCAAACGGACTAATA AGCACCATCAACCCCGTGGATGGGATCTACCAGCCGCCTCTGGACACTCCTGTAGCCAACACCACGATGCCAACACAGACCACTCTCCCCACAG ATGCTTCTCAGGTGTGTAAATCAGACCAGCGACCTTCAACGTTACCTGTTGGTCCTGTAGTCACTGTGATGGGCAGTTTGCAGACCCCTACACCCAACAGCACAG GGAGCGGCCCCTCAGGCCCCAACAGCGGCGTCACCTCGCCATCTCTcatccccctcccctcacacTCGGTGCCGGACTTCTCGTATTCCTCCAGCGAGGATGAGTTTTACGACGCGGACGAGTTCTACCAGAGCACCACTTCCCCCAAACACTGTTTGAA TCCCTCAGGACCCCCGGCTGCCTCGTCCCTTCATAATGAAGAAACAGCATTGAAGAGACCAGACACAACAGAATCCCTCAACTCGACTATGTCAAACGGGACCACAGAACCAG ATCCGTTCGACAGCCACGACGACCGTGACGATGATGGGGAGGGCGAGTCGGTAGAGGAGCACAAAAGCGTCATCATGCACCTGCTCTCGCAAGTCCGTCTAGGGATGGATCTCACCAAG GTGGTCCTGCCTACCTTCATCCTAGAAAGGAGATCTTTGTTAGAAATGTATGCTGACTTCTTTGCACATCCAGACTTATTTGTCAG TATCGCCGAGCAGGCGGATCCCCGTGAGCGCATGGTTCACGTGGTCAAATGGTACCTGTCCGCTTTCCACGCGGGCAGGAAAGGctcagtggccaagaagccttACAACCCCATCCTGGGAGAGGTCTTCTTCTGTCACTGGGATCTGCCTTGCAAAACTGAGGAGCCCTCCGCCCCTGTG ACATCTTCTCCTGCTCCTGTGCAGGACACACTATCAGATGGTCCAGTTCCATGGTCTTCGCCCAACAATGTGTCTTTTGTGGCAGAGCAGGTCTCTCATCACCCACCCA TTTCTGCATTCTACGCAGAATGTTTAAGTAAGAAGATCCAGTTCAATGCTCACATCTGGACCAAGTCTAAGTTTCTTGGCATGTCCATCGGGGTTTATAATATTGGACAAG GCTGCGTTTCCTGTTTAGAACACGATGAACATTACATCCTCAACTTTCCCAACGGATACGGCAG GTCCATTTTGACCGTGCCCTGGGTTGAGCTGGGCGGCGAGTGCAACATCTCGTGCTCCAAATCAGGCTACAGCGCCAACATCGTGTTCCACACCAAACCCTTCTACGGCGGCAAGAAGCATAGAATCACGGCAGAGAtatt TGCACCGAATGATAAGAAGTCTTTCTGCTCCATTGAAGGCGAATGGAACGGAGTGATGTTTGCCAAGTGGCCCACAGGA GAGAACACACCATTCATTGACACTAAGAGAATGGGCATCATGAAGAAGAAAGTCAGGAAGCTCGAAGACCAGCTACTATATGAGTCTCGAAG ACTTTGGAGAGACGTGACCCTCAACCTGAAGCTCAAAGACATCGACGCCGCCACGGAAGCCAAACATCGGCTGGAGGAGAAGCAGAGACTGGAAGCCAGGGAGAGGAAAGAGAACGAGCAACAGTGGGAGACCAGG ctATTCCACGAGGACGGCGAGTGCTGGGTGTACGACGAGCCGCTATTAAAGAGACTAGCTTCTCCTCGACCCTGA
- the osbpl9 gene encoding oxysterol-binding protein-related protein 9 isoform X8, protein MVESIKHCIVLLQIAKDQSNEQQHANGLISTINPVDGIYQPPLDTPVANTTMPTQTTLPTDASQVCKSDQRPSTLPVGPVVTVMGSLQTPTPNSTGSGPSGPNSGVTSPSLIPLPSHSVPDFSYSSSEDEFYDADEFYQSTTSPKHCLKRPDALSPSGPPAASSLHNEETALKRPDTTESLNSTMSNGTTEPDPFDSHDDRDDDGEGESVEEHKSVIMHLLSQVRLGMDLTKVVLPTFILERRSLLEMYADFFAHPDLFVSIAEQADPRERMVHVVKWYLSAFHAGRKGSVAKKPYNPILGEVFFCHWDLPCKTEEPSAPVTSSPAPVQDTLSDGPVPWSSPNNVSFVAEQVSHHPPISAFYAECLSKKIQFNAHIWTKSKFLGMSIGVYNIGQGCVSCLEHDEHYILNFPNGYGRSILTVPWVELGGECNISCSKSGYSANIVFHTKPFYGGKKHRITAEIFAPNDKKSFCSIEGEWNGVMFAKWPTGENTPFIDTKRMGIMKKKVRKLEDQLLYESRRLWRDVTLNLKLKDIDAATEAKHRLEEKQRLEARERKENEQQWETRLFHEDGECWVYDEPLLKRLASPRP, encoded by the exons ATGGTAGAGTCCATCAAGCACTGTATTGTTCTGCTGCAAATTGCCAAG GACCAAAGTAACGAACAGCAACACGCAAACGGACTAATA AGCACCATCAACCCCGTGGATGGGATCTACCAGCCGCCTCTGGACACTCCTGTAGCCAACACCACGATGCCAACACAGACCACTCTCCCCACAG ATGCTTCTCAGGTGTGTAAATCAGACCAGCGACCTTCAACGTTACCTGTTGGTCCTGTAGTCACTGTGATGGGCAGTTTGCAGACCCCTACACCCAACAGCACAG GGAGCGGCCCCTCAGGCCCCAACAGCGGCGTCACCTCGCCATCTCTcatccccctcccctcacacTCGGTGCCGGACTTCTCGTATTCCTCCAGCGAGGATGAGTTTTACGACGCGGACGAGTTCTACCAGAGCACCACTTCCCCCAAACACTGTTTGAA GCGTCCCGATGCCCTCAGTCCCTCAGGACCCCCGGCTGCCTCGTCCCTTCATAATGAAGAAACAGCATTGAAGAGACCAGACACAACAGAATCCCTCAACTCGACTATGTCAAACGGGACCACAGAACCAG ATCCGTTCGACAGCCACGACGACCGTGACGATGATGGGGAGGGCGAGTCGGTAGAGGAGCACAAAAGCGTCATCATGCACCTGCTCTCGCAAGTCCGTCTAGGGATGGATCTCACCAAG GTGGTCCTGCCTACCTTCATCCTAGAAAGGAGATCTTTGTTAGAAATGTATGCTGACTTCTTTGCACATCCAGACTTATTTGTCAG TATCGCCGAGCAGGCGGATCCCCGTGAGCGCATGGTTCACGTGGTCAAATGGTACCTGTCCGCTTTCCACGCGGGCAGGAAAGGctcagtggccaagaagccttACAACCCCATCCTGGGAGAGGTCTTCTTCTGTCACTGGGATCTGCCTTGCAAAACTGAGGAGCCCTCCGCCCCTGTG ACATCTTCTCCTGCTCCTGTGCAGGACACACTATCAGATGGTCCAGTTCCATGGTCTTCGCCCAACAATGTGTCTTTTGTGGCAGAGCAGGTCTCTCATCACCCACCCA TTTCTGCATTCTACGCAGAATGTTTAAGTAAGAAGATCCAGTTCAATGCTCACATCTGGACCAAGTCTAAGTTTCTTGGCATGTCCATCGGGGTTTATAATATTGGACAAG GCTGCGTTTCCTGTTTAGAACACGATGAACATTACATCCTCAACTTTCCCAACGGATACGGCAG GTCCATTTTGACCGTGCCCTGGGTTGAGCTGGGCGGCGAGTGCAACATCTCGTGCTCCAAATCAGGCTACAGCGCCAACATCGTGTTCCACACCAAACCCTTCTACGGCGGCAAGAAGCATAGAATCACGGCAGAGAtatt TGCACCGAATGATAAGAAGTCTTTCTGCTCCATTGAAGGCGAATGGAACGGAGTGATGTTTGCCAAGTGGCCCACAGGA GAGAACACACCATTCATTGACACTAAGAGAATGGGCATCATGAAGAAGAAAGTCAGGAAGCTCGAAGACCAGCTACTATATGAGTCTCGAAG ACTTTGGAGAGACGTGACCCTCAACCTGAAGCTCAAAGACATCGACGCCGCCACGGAAGCCAAACATCGGCTGGAGGAGAAGCAGAGACTGGAAGCCAGGGAGAGGAAAGAGAACGAGCAACAGTGGGAGACCAGG ctATTCCACGAGGACGGCGAGTGCTGGGTGTACGACGAGCCGCTATTAAAGAGACTAGCTTCTCCTCGACCCTGA